One genomic window of Paraburkholderia phytofirmans PsJN includes the following:
- a CDS encoding SDR family NAD(P)-dependent oxidoreductase, which translates to MNIDLSGKTAIVSASTAGIGLAIATGIAAAGAQTIINGRKQEAVDRAIDTIRKTVPQAKLQGFAGDLGTSEGCDALAKAVPQADILVNNLGVFGPGDIFSTTDDDWERYFQVNVMSGVRLTRHYLKGMMERKWGRVVFISSESGLNIPPDMLAYGFSKTAQLSIARGIAKQAAGSGVTVNAVLPGPTLSDGLRSMVEETAKEHGKTVEQVATEFVREHRSSSIIQRAATTEEVANMVVYVCSPQASATTGAALRVDGGVVDTIA; encoded by the coding sequence GTGAACATCGATCTATCGGGCAAGACCGCTATCGTCAGTGCATCCACGGCGGGCATCGGCCTTGCTATCGCCACCGGCATTGCCGCGGCCGGCGCGCAGACCATCATCAACGGACGCAAGCAGGAGGCGGTGGACCGCGCGATCGACACGATCCGCAAGACCGTGCCGCAAGCGAAATTGCAAGGCTTCGCGGGCGACCTCGGCACGTCGGAAGGTTGCGACGCGCTGGCGAAAGCCGTGCCGCAGGCGGATATTCTAGTGAACAACCTCGGCGTCTTCGGACCCGGCGACATCTTCAGCACCACAGACGACGACTGGGAACGCTACTTCCAGGTCAACGTGATGTCGGGCGTACGTCTCACGCGCCACTACCTCAAAGGAATGATGGAGCGCAAATGGGGCCGCGTGGTGTTCATCTCGTCCGAATCCGGATTGAATATTCCGCCGGATATGCTCGCTTATGGTTTCTCGAAGACGGCGCAACTGAGCATTGCGCGCGGCATCGCCAAACAGGCGGCCGGCAGCGGCGTGACGGTGAATGCCGTGCTGCCCGGACCGACCTTATCCGACGGCCTCCGTTCGATGGTCGAAGAAACCGCTAAAGAGCATGGCAAAACCGTCGAGCAGGTCGCCACGGAGTTCGTCCGCGAGCATCGAAGCAGTTCGATCATTCAACGCGCCGCCACCACCGAGGAAGTGGCGAACATGGTCGTCTATGTCTGCTCGCCGCAGGCCTCGGCGACGACTGGTGCGGCGCTGCGCGTGGACGGCGGCGTGGTCGATACGATTGCTTAA
- a CDS encoding porin, with translation MNRLFRCMARLTACIGAIFVIESACAQSSVTLYGRLDAGLLYTSRTFDVKSGRNGGRQLSVIDSGASPTLFGLRGVENIGGGTKVLFTLESGVNLMDGGFKNSNGNLFGRQAFVALAGPYGQAKFGLQFSPFFLALFETDPRGFSQFGSGLVNYVNNVLGTGAFNANGISYASPSIGGFEGSALVALGGKPGDYQAGRQYSASLKYQNGNFMVNAALYSGIGGGTVSTPIPTTLQFSGRTVGTVYKFGAVSAKAQFVNYKVAGSFNSNLYGLGVDWNATPALNLNGGVYYRMDQNDSANSSIMGAIGTVYSLSVRTALYAQVAAINNRGAMNSGLAIGYALYGLQGTTTGATIGIRHNF, from the coding sequence ATGAATCGACTTTTTAGATGCATGGCAAGGCTGACTGCGTGCATCGGCGCGATATTCGTCATAGAGAGCGCGTGCGCGCAAAGCAGCGTCACGCTATACGGTCGTCTTGACGCCGGCCTCCTGTACACAAGCCGGACATTCGACGTGAAAAGCGGCAGGAATGGCGGACGTCAACTGTCGGTCATCGACAGCGGGGCTTCACCCACGTTATTCGGACTGCGAGGTGTCGAGAACATTGGCGGAGGAACCAAGGTTCTTTTCACCCTCGAAAGCGGTGTCAACCTGATGGATGGAGGTTTCAAAAATTCCAATGGAAATCTGTTCGGGCGCCAGGCATTTGTCGCATTGGCGGGTCCTTATGGTCAAGCGAAATTCGGCCTGCAATTCTCGCCATTCTTCTTGGCCTTATTTGAGACTGACCCGCGAGGGTTTTCGCAGTTCGGCAGCGGCCTCGTCAATTACGTCAATAACGTGCTGGGCACCGGCGCATTCAACGCCAATGGAATTTCCTACGCGAGCCCCTCTATTGGAGGGTTTGAAGGCAGCGCGCTTGTCGCTTTGGGCGGAAAGCCTGGCGACTATCAGGCCGGCAGGCAGTATTCCGCAAGCCTGAAATACCAGAACGGCAACTTCATGGTCAATGCGGCGTTGTATTCGGGAATCGGCGGCGGAACGGTGTCAACGCCTATTCCAACGACGCTTCAATTCTCAGGCCGCACTGTCGGCACGGTCTACAAGTTCGGTGCCGTCTCCGCAAAGGCGCAGTTCGTCAATTACAAGGTCGCAGGATCGTTCAACTCGAACCTTTATGGTCTGGGCGTGGATTGGAATGCGACGCCCGCGCTGAACCTGAACGGTGGCGTGTACTACAGAATGGACCAAAACGATTCGGCGAATTCGTCGATCATGGGTGCGATAGGCACTGTTTATTCATTGTCCGTGCGAACCGCACTCTATGCGCAGGTGGCAGCGATCAACAACCGTGGTGCGATGAATAGCGGTCTCGCCATCGGCTACGCGTTATATGGCTTGCAAGGCACGACGACTGGAGCAACGATCGGCATTCGCCATAACTTTTGA
- a CDS encoding sulfatase-like hydrolase/transferase — MATRYAHRHSYIGHMMRDAGYRAAYLGKWHLSKSLHETASPYTAPVNAYNKSMQDYGFDDYFGVGDLIGMVRGGYDYDGITAGAAVSWLRQHSENSKPWFLAVNLVNPHDVMFVDTDQGNDDLQNRRHPLLGNARPPRDAIYDARWNEPLSGSRRQPYDAPGRPVAHGMYNTAHANLVGGYPFNDERIKVYQDYYFNCIRDCDRHIERLLDALVDLNLDDNTIVVMSSDHGDHVGAHQLVGKGATAYREQNHVPLVIRHPAYPGGQVCRSLTSHIDLVPTLLDLTGMDTKDAARIGGKALKGSSLVPLLRSPENSPIDAVRPAALFCYAMLLYYDSEWMLRELSMLFDRKTPPEEIHRRIRAQQPDFGKRGAIRSVYDGRYRFSRYFSLMDFNLPRNVDELFAHNDVELYDLESDPHELRNLALEPRHHEGLLLAMNEKLNLLIDAEIGKDGVDGMPIRDGKVQFEFHSHA; from the coding sequence GTGGCAACCCGATATGCCCACCGGCATTCGTACATTGGCCATATGATGCGCGACGCAGGCTATCGCGCCGCTTATCTGGGGAAATGGCATCTCAGCAAGAGTCTGCACGAAACGGCCAGCCCATATACCGCACCGGTCAACGCTTATAACAAGTCGATGCAGGACTATGGTTTCGACGACTATTTCGGTGTCGGAGATCTCATTGGCATGGTACGAGGCGGTTACGATTACGACGGTATCACCGCAGGCGCCGCCGTGAGCTGGCTCAGGCAACACTCCGAGAATAGCAAGCCCTGGTTTCTGGCAGTGAATCTTGTCAATCCGCATGACGTCATGTTCGTCGATACCGATCAGGGAAACGATGACTTGCAGAATCGCCGTCATCCGCTGCTTGGCAATGCAAGGCCGCCACGTGATGCGATCTACGATGCGCGTTGGAACGAACCTCTTTCCGGCTCCCGGCGCCAACCGTATGACGCGCCAGGACGTCCAGTCGCGCACGGAATGTACAACACGGCTCATGCCAATCTCGTAGGCGGGTATCCGTTCAATGATGAGCGCATCAAAGTCTACCAGGACTATTACTTCAATTGCATTCGCGATTGCGACCGCCATATTGAGCGATTGCTCGATGCGCTCGTCGATTTGAATCTTGACGACAATACTATCGTCGTTATGAGTTCGGATCATGGCGACCACGTCGGCGCCCACCAACTCGTCGGGAAAGGGGCGACCGCATATCGCGAGCAGAATCATGTGCCGCTTGTAATCCGGCACCCGGCCTATCCGGGCGGACAGGTGTGTCGTTCCCTGACGTCACACATCGATCTCGTGCCGACCTTGCTCGACTTGACAGGCATGGATACAAAGGACGCCGCACGAATCGGAGGAAAGGCGTTAAAGGGATCGAGCCTCGTTCCACTGCTGCGTTCACCCGAAAACTCCCCAATCGACGCAGTTCGTCCAGCCGCATTGTTCTGCTACGCAATGCTCCTCTATTACGACAGCGAGTGGATGCTCAGGGAGCTGAGCATGCTTTTCGACAGAAAGACTCCGCCGGAAGAGATTCATCGCAGAATTCGGGCGCAGCAACCGGATTTCGGAAAGCGCGGTGCGATCCGCAGCGTGTATGACGGTAGATATAGATTCAGCCGTTATTTCTCGCTGATGGATTTCAACTTGCCGCGCAATGTCGATGAGTTATTCGCACATAACGATGTCGAGCTGTACGACCTCGAGAGCGACCCGCATGAACTGCGCAATCTTGCGCTCGAACCCAGGCATCACGAAGGGCTATTGCTCGCCATGAACGAAAAACTGAACTTGCTCATTGATGCCGAAATCGGTAAGGACGGAGTGGACGGTATGCCGATCCGTGACGGCAAAGTACAGTTTGAGTTTCATTCGCACGCGTAG
- a CDS encoding alpha/beta fold hydrolase — MWAPVAESLRIAGHEVHTPTVAGHAYNAQPGERDVGHADGVASIVEYIRRNELKNIVLVAHSFGGSIISRVAEEVPELIRRLVYWNAFVLKDGESVADVSPPTYNLMMDAIAEERGDNCVVLPYQVWRDSFIGDADEATARHTYGLLCPEPYRMLTDKVPLKSFDKLQIPKTYLNAQADVAMPPGQYAWFPRFAERLFPCRVVHMSGSHQVMFSNPAGLAEKIIQAGRD; from the coding sequence CTGTGGGCGCCTGTCGCCGAGAGCCTCAGGATTGCCGGGCACGAAGTCCATACTCCGACTGTGGCAGGGCATGCGTACAACGCCCAGCCGGGCGAGCGTGATGTCGGCCACGCAGACGGGGTGGCTTCCATCGTCGAATACATCCGGCGCAATGAGTTGAAGAATATTGTGCTGGTGGCGCACAGCTTCGGCGGATCGATTATTTCTCGAGTCGCCGAAGAAGTTCCCGAGCTTATCAGGCGCCTCGTCTACTGGAACGCGTTCGTGCTGAAGGACGGCGAAAGCGTGGCCGATGTGTCGCCGCCGACGTACAACCTGATGATGGACGCAATTGCAGAGGAGCGCGGAGACAACTGCGTGGTGCTTCCGTATCAGGTCTGGCGAGACAGCTTTATCGGCGACGCGGACGAGGCCACTGCAAGGCATACTTACGGCCTGTTGTGCCCGGAACCTTATCGGATGCTTACCGATAAGGTTCCATTGAAGAGCTTCGACAAGCTGCAGATTCCGAAGACCTACCTGAATGCTCAAGCGGATGTAGCAATGCCGCCAGGACAGTACGCATGGTTCCCGCGCTTCGCGGAGCGTCTTTTTCCTTGCCGCGTCGTGCACATGAGCGGCAGCCACCAGGTCATGTTCTCGAATCCTGCCGGTCTCGCCGAGAAGATTATCCAGGCCGGCCGGGATTAG
- a CDS encoding LysR substrate-binding domain-containing protein — protein MEKPISENSLVRRLKLNQLMIFDRVLETRSVMRAANELSLTQPAVTRVIQELESYFGEALFLRSNRGVVPTDLGALLGRRVKSLMAEIRYMTDEVNDFRLGTSGHVVAGTLISASARLLPHAITALKARSPRVLVTVREGTTAQLFPALATGDLDVVVGRLPEQELPIANAFPLTHEVLFEESMCVVVGKGFSASSCRIEHLSQLADSPWILPTPDSPSRLAAEHLFRAAGLPLPVDIVESLSLLTNIGLLLETQRVALMPRVAARQFEAAGVLRILDLPETGAFGTIGFSVRSNKQHSAACLAFIECLRRVATETTHEIG, from the coding sequence ATGGAAAAACCGATCAGCGAAAACTCTCTGGTTCGCCGTCTGAAGCTGAATCAGTTGATGATCTTCGACCGCGTACTCGAAACGCGGTCGGTCATGCGCGCTGCCAACGAATTGAGCCTCACGCAGCCAGCCGTGACCAGAGTGATCCAGGAACTGGAGTCGTATTTCGGCGAAGCGCTATTTCTCCGGTCAAATCGCGGCGTCGTTCCGACCGATCTGGGCGCGCTGCTCGGGCGGCGCGTGAAGTCGCTGATGGCCGAGATTCGTTACATGACGGACGAGGTGAATGACTTTCGACTCGGCACGAGTGGTCACGTGGTCGCCGGCACTTTGATCTCGGCTTCGGCGCGGTTGCTCCCGCATGCAATCACGGCTCTCAAGGCGCGTTCGCCCAGGGTGCTCGTGACGGTGCGTGAGGGCACCACCGCACAACTCTTTCCTGCGCTCGCCACCGGCGATCTCGACGTCGTGGTCGGCCGTCTGCCCGAACAGGAATTGCCCATCGCGAACGCTTTTCCATTGACCCACGAAGTGCTCTTCGAGGAATCGATGTGTGTCGTGGTCGGTAAGGGCTTCAGTGCGTCGAGTTGCCGCATCGAGCATTTGTCCCAGCTGGCGGATTCGCCGTGGATTTTGCCTACGCCCGATTCGCCGTCGCGGCTCGCGGCGGAGCACTTGTTTCGCGCAGCCGGCTTGCCGTTGCCGGTCGACATTGTCGAATCGCTTTCGCTGCTGACCAATATCGGGTTGTTGCTGGAAACGCAGCGGGTTGCGCTGATGCCCCGCGTAGCAGCCCGCCAGTTCGAAGCTGCGGGTGTTTTGCGCATCCTCGATCTGCCCGAAACGGGCGCGTTTGGCACGATCGGTTTCTCAGTGCGCTCGAACAAGCAACATAGCGCCGCGTGCCTCGCGTTCATAGAATGCCTGCGCCGCGTGGCCACCGAAACGACGCACGAAATCGGCTAG
- a CDS encoding MbcA/ParS/Xre antitoxin family protein, whose amino-acid sequence MAHAARATQPEAPIRRPASEPTLTEMSAAGLRAFFNIARDWDLSAEEQIVLLGSPGRSTYFKWKAAPETARLGRDTLERLSLLLGIYKALQILLPQASAADTWIKRPNSAPPFGGRRALDRMLAGNISDLVAVRQYLDAIRGGWA is encoded by the coding sequence ATGGCTCACGCTGCCCGTGCCACTCAACCCGAAGCGCCGATTCGTCGGCCGGCTTCGGAACCCACGCTAACGGAAATGTCCGCGGCGGGTCTACGCGCGTTCTTCAACATTGCGCGCGACTGGGACCTGAGCGCGGAAGAACAGATCGTGCTGCTCGGTTCGCCGGGCCGCTCCACCTATTTCAAATGGAAGGCGGCGCCTGAAACGGCCCGTCTCGGGCGCGACACGCTCGAACGCCTGTCGCTGCTGCTCGGCATCTACAAGGCATTGCAGATCCTGCTGCCGCAGGCCAGCGCCGCCGACACCTGGATCAAACGCCCCAATAGCGCGCCGCCGTTCGGCGGCCGCCGCGCGCTGGACCGCATGCTGGCGGGCAACATCAGCGACCTCGTGGCCGTGCGCCAGTATCTCGACGCAATTCGAGGCGGCTGGGCGTGA
- a CDS encoding RES family NAD+ phosphorylase: MTQPLWQDRWRTAPLDWSPAYRVIPTRFPAVNLFDRVASPEDFDALYALEAMTNDRLRTEVGELDLVPREERRFGPGYGPIMAALTHLNPLGSRFSDGTYGVFYCARSRATAIAETRYHTGKFLEATAEPPMRQQMRLYTVVAQGNVVDIRDDTSVDLTVLSPDDYLAGQSLGRSVREAGAPGIVYPSVRDDGGECLAAFKTTLLRDCHHAAYLEYNWNGTSVDMVFELSQVG; this comes from the coding sequence GTGACACAACCGCTTTGGCAGGACCGCTGGCGCACGGCGCCGCTCGATTGGTCGCCCGCGTATCGCGTGATTCCGACGCGCTTTCCGGCCGTCAATCTATTCGACCGGGTCGCCTCGCCGGAAGATTTCGACGCGCTATACGCGCTCGAAGCCATGACCAACGACCGCCTGCGCACCGAAGTCGGCGAACTCGATCTGGTGCCGCGCGAGGAGCGCCGCTTCGGACCGGGCTACGGGCCGATCATGGCCGCGTTGACACATCTGAATCCGCTCGGCAGCCGTTTCTCGGACGGCACGTACGGCGTGTTTTATTGCGCCCGCTCACGCGCCACCGCGATCGCCGAAACGCGTTATCACACGGGGAAATTTCTGGAGGCAACCGCCGAGCCGCCCATGCGCCAGCAGATGCGTCTCTATACCGTCGTTGCGCAAGGCAACGTGGTGGACATTCGCGACGACACGTCGGTGGATCTCACGGTGCTGTCGCCGGACGACTACCTGGCCGGACAGTCGCTTGGCCGGAGCGTCCGCGAGGCGGGTGCGCCGGGTATCGTGTATCCGTCGGTTCGGGATGACGGCGGTGAGTGTCTCGCCGCTTTCAAAACCACGCTGCTACGCGACTGCCATCACGCGGCGTATCTGGAATACAACTGGAACGGCACGAGCGTGGATATGGTGTTCGAACTCAGCCAGGTCGGCTGA
- a CDS encoding metallophosphoesterase: protein MATVLVNSVQHHPANPSGRDFVVGDLHGCVDALRYLLSVITFDPTRDRLFSVGDLVDRGEHSELALALLDKPWFFPVLGNHEDTLCAVADGRLRRQWWYGIGGIWAAQLSDERLQHYAEVLRGLPLVRVVGSGKERFNVLHAEFFGSDAELDAGNFSDETRQRLLWGRDLALGNGDPQRQRGLSLTYCGHTPMRDIKQVGSQLFIDTGAFGPGGKLTIVEPLALRRWSVSTEEARAEGAAALALP from the coding sequence ATGGCTACCGTACTCGTCAATTCCGTTCAGCATCACCCAGCCAACCCGAGCGGCCGCGACTTCGTGGTCGGCGATCTGCATGGCTGCGTCGATGCACTGCGCTATCTGCTGAGCGTGATCACGTTCGATCCGACGCGGGACCGGCTGTTTTCGGTCGGCGATCTGGTGGACCGCGGCGAGCATTCCGAACTGGCGTTGGCGTTGCTCGACAAGCCGTGGTTTTTCCCTGTGCTCGGCAATCACGAGGACACGCTGTGCGCCGTCGCCGACGGACGCTTGCGGCGCCAGTGGTGGTATGGAATCGGCGGCATCTGGGCAGCGCAATTGTCCGATGAACGCTTGCAGCACTACGCGGAAGTTTTGCGCGGGTTGCCGCTTGTGCGCGTGGTAGGCAGCGGCAAGGAGCGATTCAATGTTCTGCATGCCGAATTTTTTGGCTCGGACGCGGAACTGGACGCGGGAAATTTCTCCGACGAAACCCGCCAGCGATTGCTGTGGGGCCGCGACCTGGCGCTGGGCAATGGCGATCCGCAGCGGCAGCGTGGCCTCTCGCTGACTTATTGCGGCCACACGCCGATGCGCGACATCAAGCAGGTCGGCTCGCAGTTGTTCATCGACACGGGTGCGTTCGGGCCGGGCGGCAAGCTTACGATCGTGGAGCCGCTCGCGCTGAGGCGCTGGTCGGTCTCAACCGAAGAGGCGCGCGCGGAAGGCGCGGCGGCGCTGGCGCTGCCTTGA
- a CDS encoding cytochrome c, whose translation MTKNTSRAQPLDARARNARRRHLRVAMLAAIFSLFALYIAWYEAHGPSTQRNDELPITQARADDASHAVNGAALPATSVGSDLVKRGEYLARVGDCVACHTADKARPFAGGLPINTPFGTIVTPNITPDPDTGIGQWSDADFLRAMHEGIGKGGERLYPAFPYAEYTKVTDQDVLAIRAYLNTLTPIHYAPPGNSLNFPFNQRWLMVFWNLFNFTEGRFVPDPKQSAELNRGAYLVQGLAHCEECHTPRNFTQGLKSSARFSGAVQAGWHAYNITSDKNSGVGNWSDDELVSYLSTGAAPGRANAAGPMAEVVTDSTQYLTREDLRSIVAYLRAVPPISGGESRPRDQWGNPADDVTALRGTAVHAVNGAQLFVANCASCHGWTGQGVGASAPGAYPSLIHNSAAGASDANNLAMVILYGVTRTTKQADVLMPAFANQLTDDQVAAITNYVTKQFGNPQSTVTADQVGILRTQQ comes from the coding sequence ATGACGAAGAACACCTCTCGCGCGCAGCCGCTCGATGCACGGGCGCGCAACGCCCGCCGCCGCCACCTCAGGGTCGCGATGCTGGCCGCGATTTTTTCGCTGTTCGCGCTGTATATCGCCTGGTATGAGGCGCACGGTCCCAGCACGCAACGCAACGATGAACTGCCGATCACCCAGGCTCGTGCCGACGACGCCTCGCATGCCGTCAACGGCGCGGCCTTGCCGGCCACGTCAGTCGGCAGCGACCTGGTCAAGCGCGGCGAATACCTTGCGCGCGTGGGCGATTGCGTGGCGTGCCATACGGCGGACAAAGCGCGACCCTTCGCGGGCGGGCTGCCGATCAACACGCCGTTCGGCACTATCGTGACGCCGAACATCACGCCCGATCCGGATACGGGCATCGGTCAATGGAGCGACGCCGATTTTCTGCGCGCCATGCATGAGGGCATCGGCAAAGGCGGCGAGCGGCTGTATCCGGCCTTTCCGTACGCGGAGTACACCAAGGTCACCGATCAGGACGTGCTGGCCATTCGCGCGTATCTGAATACGCTCACGCCGATCCACTACGCGCCGCCGGGCAACAGCCTGAATTTCCCGTTCAATCAGCGCTGGCTGATGGTGTTCTGGAACCTGTTCAATTTCACCGAGGGCCGTTTCGTGCCCGATCCCAAGCAAAGCGCCGAATTGAATCGCGGCGCGTATCTGGTGCAAGGGCTCGCGCATTGCGAGGAATGTCATACGCCGCGCAATTTCACGCAGGGTTTGAAGTCGAGCGCGCGTTTCTCCGGCGCGGTGCAGGCCGGTTGGCACGCGTACAACATCACGTCGGACAAAAACAGCGGCGTGGGCAACTGGAGCGACGACGAGCTGGTGTCGTATCTGTCGACCGGTGCGGCGCCGGGCCGCGCCAATGCAGCCGGTCCGATGGCCGAAGTGGTGACCGACAGCACGCAATATCTGACGCGTGAAGATCTCCGCTCGATCGTCGCGTATCTGCGCGCCGTGCCGCCGATCAGCGGCGGCGAATCGCGCCCGCGCGACCAGTGGGGCAATCCCGCCGACGACGTCACGGCGCTGCGCGGCACCGCCGTCCATGCCGTGAACGGTGCGCAACTGTTCGTCGCCAATTGCGCGAGTTGCCATGGCTGGACGGGGCAAGGCGTGGGTGCGAGCGCGCCGGGGGCGTATCCGTCGCTGATTCATAACTCGGCGGCGGGGGCGAGCGATGCCAACAATCTGGCGATGGTGATTCTGTACGGCGTCACTCGTACGACGAAACAGGCGGACGTGTTGATGCCCGCATTCGCCAATCAACTCACCGACGACCAGGTGGCCGCCATCACCAACTATGTGACCAAACAGTTCGGCAATCCCCAATCCACCGTGACAGCCGACCAAGTCGGCATATTGCGAACTCAGCAATAG
- a CDS encoding GMC family oxidoreductase: MANKNSADIVVVGSGVAGGLVAHQMALAGASVILLEAGPRIPRWQIVENFRNSPVKSDFATPYPSTPYAPHPEYAPANNYLIQKGDYPYSSQYLRLVGGTTWHWAAAAWRLLPSDFQLHKLYGVGRDWPYPYETLEPWYSAAEVQLGVSGPGNSIDLGSPRSKPYPMNPLPLSYMDQRFSDVLNAQGFKVVPEPVARNSRPYDARPTCCGNNNCMPICPIAAMYNGVVHAEKAEQAGAKLIPEAVVYRVEADNKGLITAVHYKDPNGNSTRVTGKLFVLAANGIETPKLMLMSTSDKFPHGVGNSSDQVGRNLMDHPGTGVTFLANEALWPGRGPMEMTSIVNFRDGAFRSDYAAKKLHLSNGVPTMSVTADLLKKGLTGAELDRQIRDRAARTLNINSFHEHLAEPQNRVVPSADHKDSLGIPQPEIYYSINDYVKKSAANTHELYAQIAALFGGAEVTFDDTFAPNNHIMGTTIMGSDPADSVVDADCRTHDHSNLFIASSGVMPTAASVNCTLTIAALSLKLADKLKREI, encoded by the coding sequence ATGGCAAACAAAAATTCCGCCGACATCGTCGTGGTCGGTTCGGGCGTGGCGGGCGGACTGGTCGCGCATCAGATGGCGCTCGCCGGCGCGTCGGTGATTCTGCTCGAAGCCGGGCCGCGCATTCCGCGTTGGCAAATCGTGGAGAACTTCCGCAACTCGCCGGTCAAGTCGGACTTCGCGACGCCGTATCCGTCGACGCCGTACGCGCCGCATCCCGAGTACGCGCCCGCCAACAATTATCTGATCCAGAAAGGCGACTATCCGTATAGCTCGCAGTACCTACGGCTGGTGGGCGGCACGACATGGCACTGGGCGGCGGCCGCATGGCGGCTGTTGCCGTCGGACTTCCAGTTGCACAAGCTGTACGGCGTGGGACGCGACTGGCCGTATCCGTACGAAACGCTGGAGCCCTGGTATTCGGCCGCTGAAGTGCAACTCGGCGTGTCGGGCCCGGGCAATTCGATCGATCTCGGTTCGCCGCGCTCGAAACCTTATCCGATGAACCCGCTTCCGCTTTCGTACATGGATCAGCGATTCAGCGACGTGCTCAACGCGCAAGGCTTCAAGGTCGTGCCCGAGCCGGTGGCGCGCAACAGCCGTCCGTACGATGCGCGGCCTACCTGCTGCGGCAATAACAACTGCATGCCGATCTGCCCGATTGCCGCGATGTACAACGGCGTCGTGCATGCGGAAAAAGCCGAACAGGCCGGCGCGAAACTGATTCCGGAAGCCGTGGTGTATCGCGTCGAAGCGGACAACAAAGGGTTGATCACGGCGGTCCATTACAAGGACCCGAACGGCAACAGCACGCGCGTAACCGGCAAACTGTTCGTGCTTGCCGCGAACGGCATCGAAACGCCGAAGCTGATGCTGATGTCGACATCCGATAAATTCCCGCATGGCGTCGGCAACAGTTCCGATCAGGTGGGCCGCAACCTGATGGATCATCCGGGCACGGGTGTTACGTTCCTCGCCAATGAAGCGCTGTGGCCCGGACGCGGACCGATGGAGATGACCTCGATCGTCAACTTCCGCGATGGCGCGTTCCGTTCGGACTACGCCGCAAAGAAACTGCATCTCTCGAACGGCGTGCCGACCATGAGCGTGACCGCCGACCTGTTGAAAAAAGGCCTGACCGGCGCCGAACTCGACCGGCAGATACGCGACCGCGCGGCACGCACGCTGAACATCAACAGTTTCCACGAGCATCTGGCCGAGCCGCAGAACCGCGTGGTGCCGTCGGCGGACCACAAGGATTCGCTCGGCATTCCGCAGCCGGAAATCTATTACTCGATCAACGATTACGTAAAGAAAAGCGCGGCCAACACGCACGAGTTGTATGCGCAGATCGCCGCGCTGTTCGGCGGCGCCGAGGTCACTTTCGACGACACCTTCGCGCCGAACAATCACATCATGGGCACCACGATCATGGGCAGCGATCCGGCGGATTCGGTCGTCGATGCGGACTGCCGCACGCATGACCACTCCAATCTGTTCATCGCCAGCAGCGGCGTGATGCCGACCGCGGCATCGGTGAATTGCACGCTGACGATCGCGGCCTTGTCGCTGAAGCTGGCCGACAAGCTCAAGCGTGAAATCTGA
- a CDS encoding sugar dehydrogenase complex small subunit, giving the protein MTDVPNNNDARHEVTHPAELSPSASFSASRRAWVLGACAAAAALAFAGAGRSLSWIAPAFADTPADGGLDAFLALSQRLTGRTGFDAALGKRVYGALVKSDSQFTQNVAALNTWLQGHGGVPSDTVTQALQADQPALAKTVSAIMRAWYLGLVGEMPHVDVVAYEKALMFEPVKDVLTIPSYCRDVPFYWTKKPLSA; this is encoded by the coding sequence ATGACAGATGTACCCAACAACAATGATGCGCGCCACGAAGTGACGCATCCAGCAGAGTTGTCGCCGTCAGCATCGTTTTCCGCTTCGCGCAGAGCGTGGGTGCTCGGTGCATGCGCGGCGGCTGCTGCGCTCGCGTTCGCCGGCGCCGGCCGCTCGCTTTCATGGATCGCGCCGGCGTTTGCCGACACGCCGGCAGATGGCGGCCTCGACGCTTTCCTCGCACTCTCGCAGCGCCTCACCGGCCGCACGGGCTTCGATGCCGCGCTCGGCAAACGCGTCTACGGCGCGCTCGTCAAATCGGATAGTCAGTTCACGCAGAACGTCGCCGCGCTCAACACATGGCTGCAAGGTCATGGCGGCGTGCCGTCCGATACCGTCACGCAGGCTTTGCAAGCCGACCAGCCCGCGCTCGCCAAAACCGTGAGCGCGATCATGCGCGCGTGGTATCTCGGCCTCGTCGGCGAGATGCCGCATGTGGATGTGGTCGCTTATGAAAAGGCCTTGATGTTCGAGCCCGTCAAGGACGTGCTCACGATTCCGTCCTATTGCCGGGACGTGCCGTTCTACTGGACGAAGAAACCGCTGAGCGCTTGA